Genomic segment of Nilaparvata lugens isolate BPH chromosome 6, ASM1435652v1, whole genome shotgun sequence:
CGTTTCCCCCAGGACGATGATGTCGGCTCCGTGACTACTGCTTGGCTCAATAACCCGCTGATCGAGCATACTGTCCACCTCCTCGTTTATCACCGCTTGCATAAGTGGATTGCGAGGATACGGACGTTATCGGAATGGCTCAGCTCCTTCCTTCAGCCTGATTTTATGAACCAGGAGGTGAGTTGCACCTGGCACATCTCTGAATTTTTTCAGCTCCGCCTCCAGGAATTTTTCGAACTCCTCCTTTTCTGAAGTGACTGCTGCCACCTGTCCCACTAAAGCCGGAGGCAATATCATCCTCCTCTGCCTTAGATCAAGTCTTGCTTGAATCACTCTCAAATGACTTCAAATGACTGATCAACTCGTTGATCACTGCCACCCTCCAGTAGACTCGTCTACCACACACCTCGGCAGTCAGCTTCTGCTTCTCCACCACGGGAAGCTTCTCTCCAGTCACCAAAACAAGTTGATGACTAATCGGTTTAATCTGGCAATCGCCAGACTTCTTCAGTCGTCATGCTGCCTCTCCAGAGACATAGGACGACTCAGCCCCGGTATCGACCAGTGCATTAAGCCAGACATCTCGGACACATACCAGCATGAAGACGTGTGTCTCCTGGGGTTGCGGACACTTTCCTTGCATGTCTATCGCGGCTGCACCGGACTTTATCTCTCTTCCTCCGGCCTTCCCAGTTTTCTGGGTGGTTGAAGTACTCTTCTCCCTGGATTGGGGCTCCCACACCACGGTGCGGGTGCCGGTGTCGATTTTCACCCTGTGCTCCTGCAGGAACTGCATACCGAATAAAAATTTGGGTGATAATCCCTCCATGATTGTCATCACTTTGGGTAGCACCTCTTGGCTGACTTTCAGGTTGATTTCCACCTTCCCATACAGCCGCGCCGCTGTTCCATTCGCCAAGATCACACCCCTCTCTGTCGGAGTTCTCCTTGCACATCCAGCTGCTTCTAAGCTTGCAAACGTTGCTAAGCTTAAGTAGTTGGATTCAGCTCCTGTATCGAGTAAAGCTCGATATTGGTGGTCAGCTACCTCGACTGTAGTATACAGCCTGTTGTCAAACTGTGACTCCAGTTCCAGTTGAAGCTGGTTCCTATTTCTCACCACGGCGGCTTTGTCTGTAGTCCTCTTCTGGTCCTTCTCACAGGTGCAACTAGGACGAGGCTTCCCACAGGTTGAGCAGAGAGAAATCTCAGGATATTCTGACCTCCAGTGACTCACTTTCTTGCACTGCCAGCAGCCAGGTCCCACTGGAGTCAACTCTGCTTGTCACTGGGTTATTGTAGGCTCCAGCTCGGGGCGCAATTTCACAGGTTTACGAACCTCCTCCTGTTTCGCAGCCCACTGCCTCTGTTGAGCGCTTTTCTCCTCCGATTTTATTCTCTCATACTGCCTGGCCAGCTTGAGCAGATCGTCCACCAAATAGATTTCGGCTTCCCTGATGTACAGCTTGTACTGAGGTAGAAGATTCTTGTAGAGCCTCTGCAGCTGGTGGCTGACTAAGAAATCTCCTCTCCCCCTCATGAGGGTCTGAAGTTCCTCTACGTAGTCGTCGATGGCCTCACCTTCATGCTGCCGTTGACCCAGGTTTTGAGTATCCAGGTCTTCCTCGTAAGTTGCTGGATAATAACGAGACCGAAATTCTCTTACAAAATTGTTCCAATGATGCCAGAACCCTCTCCGGTTCCGCATCCAAAAGGAACACCTTCCCGCTAGCATTTCTGGTAGCGCCGGGAACAACTGCTCcagcccataggcttgttgtaatTCCTCGAGGTGCTCTAGGAAACTAGGAGCCTCTCAGTTTCCATCATATGACAACCTCCATCCCCGAACTTTATCACACACAGTCCCTGGGTCCATAAATGGAGTGTGAGGGGCTGCAGCTCAGATCGGTGAGCGCGGTGCGTTTGGGGGCCTTTACTGGTGAGCCGGTGATGCCTCTGGTCTCACTAATGCAGGTCTCGCATGATACAGTGAACCAGTATCTGCATGAGCCGGCATTGATCTCGGTAGCGCTGGTTGTATCACAGCCTCTTCACTTGGAGGCAGCGGTGTGAGAAATTGCTGCCGCTGCTCTTTTAACGCTCTCCGCAACTCGGAACAGGTGCCGTCTGTGGGCACCAAGTCCAGGAGCAAATCGACAGCgtctctgctccgcaatcgataCACCAATGAATTGCATGACTCGCCATCTGAAGCTGGTGATGCCTCCTCGGGCAGTTTTCCGAGTCCAGAAGACTCCTGATGATCCTCCTCTACAGGAGGCCACAAAGACGTTGCTTCTTTCGTCTCGTGATAGCTTGCACTAGCTCCATTTCTAGCCTGGTTCAGACTACTGGTTTTGCCTGCCACCTTCCTGTGATGGTCCACAAGAACCTTCCTCAGCTCCGCCATTGTACCCATTGTAGGTAGCCCCGCCGATGCTGCTAGTTCCACTGCTTCATTACGGTAGAGTTTGTAGACCCAGGACACTCCTGGATCGCTGCTGTCCTCTCGCGCCTCCTTGTCTTCTTCAGCACGATTACACTTCTCTTCTGTACTCATTGCTGCTTTTCTCCTCCTACCTTGAATCCCACgttcgtgtgccaatcttctgagtagatttttgctcACACCTTCTTCTACCAGAACTCCCAGTGTCActctgggccggctagactcagtcggcgactggggtgggCTGCAGCAGGGGACAGGAGTCCTGGTGAGGCATCcgccaaccaccctcgttcaagtcgggggttgaaacagggcctTGAGTACCTTAGAGagatgtttccctcttttaggtaagaggggccgtgctttcacactgccaaacagggttgggcgTGGAGTGAGAGGAGAAGAATGCTGCGGTGTCCGCAGAGAAGGAGGTCTCTGTGATGGGAATAACGTTCCCGATTGTCACTAGACGTCCTCTTGTGTGTCTTGGAACTATTTGCTGGAGTCGGTCACCAGGTCACTATTCTCGGGTACAGGGTGTTTTCCAGGGGTCCGGATTGAACCCGGAGTTGAAGGGagggctttccctagcctttctcaaggtcctcttgcgattctGGAGCAAATCGGCAAGCTATCAGAGCCCGCGCACTGGGCTTCACCTCTGATCACCGAGTCCCAATTCACAGTCACcaggtgtcttcctggggtccggatcccCCTCAGAGTAGTCagaaaggctttccctagcctttctcgaggtcctttTGTGATTCTGAATCGAATCAGCAAGCTACAGGAGCCTGTATGCCGGACTTCACTTCTGATCACCAAGTCCcaatcctcgggcaccgggtgccTTCCTGGGGTCTAGATCGAGCTCGGAGTTgtcgcaaaggctttccctagcctttctcgaggtcctcttgcgattccaGATTGAATCTGTAAGCTACAGGAGCCCGCGTGCCGGACTTCTCTCCTGATCACCAAGTCCCAATCCTCAGGCACCGGGTGCCTTCCTGGGGTCCAGGTCGAGCTCGGAGTTGTCGCAAAGGCATCCCTAGCTCTTCTCaaggtcctcttgcgattccggaGTGAATCGGCAAGCTACATGAGCCCACGTGCCAGACTTCTCTTCTGATCACCAAGTCTCAATcatcgggcaccgggtgtcttcctggggtccggatcgagcTAAGAGTTGTAGCAAAGACTTTttctagcctttctcgaggtcctcttgcgattccggaGTGAATCTGCGAGCTACAGGAGCACGCGCGCCGGACTTCTCTTCTGATCACCAAGTCCCAATCCTcaggcaccgggtgtcttcctgggctCCAGAACGAGCTCAGAGTTGTCGCAAAGGCTTTTCCCAGCCTTTCTCGTGGTACTCTTGCGATTCCAGAGTGAATCGGCAAGCTACAGGAGCCTGCGCGCCGGACTTCTCTTCTGATCACCAAGTCCCAATCCTCAGGCACCGGGTGCCTTCCTGGGTTCCAGATGAATCTAGGACTTGTTGCAAAGTCTTACTCTAGCCTTTCTCATGGTCCTCTTGAAATTCCGGAGTGAATCGGCAAGCTACAGGAGCCCGCGCACCAGACTTCTCTTCTGATCACCAAGTCCCAATCCTCAGGCACCGGGTGccttcctggggtccggatgaAGCTAGGAGTTGTTGCAAAGGCTTTCCTTTGCCTTTCTCAAGGGCCTCTTGCGATTCCAGAGTGAATCAGCGTGCTACAGGAGCCCGCGCGTCGGACTTCTCTTCTGATCACCAAGTCCCAATCCTcaggcaccgggtgtcttcctggggtccagATCGAGCTCGGAGTTgtcgcaaaggctttccctagcctttcttgaggtcctcttgctatcCCGGAGTGAATCGGCAAGCTACAGGAGCCCGCACGCATGACTTCTCTTCTGATCACCAAGTCTCAAtccttgggcaccgggtgtcttcctggggtccagTTTGAGCTCGGAGTTGTCGCAAAGGCTTttcctagcctttctcgaggtcctgtTGCGATTCGAGGCTCCAGCGATGATGTACCAAGATGCTGTCAGGTTTTAACCAAAACCTGGCGTTTTGCTGCTGGTTGAAACAGGCAGGCTGATGCCCAAACTCGTTGAAAAAGTCGAACAACACTCGTCCAAGTGTGTGTTGAACTGCGGAGCTTCCAGTGTCTG
This window contains:
- the LOC120352026 gene encoding uncharacterized protein LOC120352026 — its product is MLAGRCSFWMRNRRGFWHHWNNFVREFRSRYYPATYEEDLDTQNLGQRQHEGEAIDDYVEELQTLMRGRGDFLVSHQLQRLYKNLLPQYKLYIREAEIYLVDDLLKLARQYERIKSEEKSAQQRQWAAKQEEPRPSCTCEKDQKRTTDKAAVVRNRNQLQLELESQFDNRLYTTVEVADHQYRALLDTGAESNYLSLATFASLEAAGCARRTPTERGVILANGTAARLYGKVEINLKVSQEVLPKVMTIMEGLSPKFLFGMQFLQEHRVKIDTGTRTVVWEPQSREKSTSTTQKTGKAGGREIKSGAAAIDMQGKCPQPQETHVFMLVCVRDVWLNALVDTGAESSYVSGEAA